The segment CCAGGAAAATGTCACTACAGCAAATGCTTCTTCCGGTTTCGCACCGTTGAGCTATCAGTGGATCGTTGACGGTTCACAAGTAAGCACAGGATTGGATTATGGGCATACGTACAACGAAAGTCTGAATAACGCCACTTCCAGTTTCACGCATGGTTATGTGTTGATCGTAACGGATGGCAACGGATGTAAGGATACATTATCACGCGTATTGACCATTTCAACGCCGGTTGCAATTCCGCAATATACTTTCAGCGGAGCCGCTACAAACGCAAACGGGGATTACTTATGCCCTCCGGTTTTTGCCGCTTTAACAGATGCTTCCCTGACTTACGGAAATATTACCAATTACAGCTGGGTATTCGGAGACGGAAAAACTTCCGTACTTGAAAATCCAAACAACACCTATGTATTCCCGGGAACTTACAGTTTGACTTTAACCATTACCGACGAATTCGGCTGTACGGCAGATACTACTTACGCGAATTACCTGACGATTTTCGGTCCGGTTGCAAACCCTTCCTGGACACAAAACACAGGTGGATGCGGTCAGGACGTGAACTTCACGATCGGCGCAACGAGCTTCCTGGAAACCATTCTGTGGACATTGGACGACGGAACGACTGTAAGCGATTCTACGAGCTTTACGCATACTTACCATGACGTAACGACTTACAACCCCACATTGACCGTTACAGACAGCAATAACTGTGAGGTGATTTACCCGATGAATCCTATCACGATTCCGGACATCGGATTGAATGCTTATTTTGTGGTAAACCCAACGGCTATTGACCTGGGTAGTCTGGTTGAACTGGACGATCAATCTTCCAGTGTGAACGGAATTTCTACCTGGACATGGGATATGTTGCCTAATCCTCAGGTAATCAACACCTCCGGGGCTTCCGTTTATCCGAGTTACTACACACCGGGATCTTACACCATTACATTGACGGTAGAAGATCCGAACGGATGTTTTGATACGTACACAACAGTCATTACTGTTACCGGTGATTTCGAAATGCCGAATATCATCACTCCGAACGGTGACGGAACCAACGAGGTTTTCTCCTTCAAGAAAGACATTTTCAAGTCATTTGACATCCTGATCGTAAACCGTTGGGGAAATGTAGTGCACGAAGCAAAAAATCAAACAGGAACAACTTTCTGGGACGGAAAAACTCAGGGCGGCGACCCTTGCAGCGAAGGAGTTTATTTCTACAAATTAACCGGAATTTTAAAAGACAACAGCCCGATCGAGAAATCAGGGTTTGTGGAGGTTGTCCGGTAAACAATCTTTAGTTGAACTTTAAAAATAGTATTTAGGTGAAAAACAAAAAGCGGTCATTGCTGACCGCTTTTCGTTAACCTAACCTAACCACTATTCACTGAATCAGAAACTGAAGATATCAGCTCCTTTTCGATTACAAAAGTGCGCATTAAATTATGATATTCAAAATGCATTTTAAGCTATTTCCAACATTTCTTGAAAGTTAATACCTCGTTACCGAATTAAAAACCATCACTTTATCGTTCTAAAACCTGCATTCAGAAGAATTTTAGCCCCGTTCGACCGTTCTGATTATTGGAATCCTAAAAAATCCACCATGGTGAATTTTTAACAACTATTTAAGGAAAACCCCTTTTTCTACAAGGATTATAAAAAAATTTAAAGTGGAGATTTTTTATAACTTTGGCAGGTGTCAGCATACATTGAAATATATACAGACGGCTCTGCCAGAGGAAATCCGGGACCCGGAGGTTATGGAATCATCCTGAAATACAAACAATCCGTCAAGGAAATTTCCCAGGGTTATCGCTTAACAACGAACAATCGCATGGAATTACTCGCAGTTGTTGTGGCGCTGGAAAGTTTGAAAACCAATACCATTCCCGTAAGGATTTATTCCGATTCCAAATACGTCATTGATGCAATCGATAAGGGATGGGTTTATGGCTGGCAGAAAAAAGGGTTCGTCAAGAAAAAGAACAAAGATTTGTGGCTTCGCTACTTATCTGTTGCCAAGTCTTTCAAGATCCAATTCATTTGGGTGAAAGGCCACAATGGCCACCCTGAGAATGAGCGCTGTGATGTGCTGGCGGTTGAAGCGGCTTTGGGAAGTAACTTATTGGCCGACCAATACTTCGAGGAAGTTCAGCAGCACGAAGATTAATTGCCTAAAAAGCAGGATTTGACGAACGTATAAACCAAGGGATGCGGAAGTTCCCTGGTAGAACTGATTTGCGGACAGAATCCACACGCCAGGAAAAATCGGCGGTTCTTTAAACTGATGATCTCAGGTTCTTCGAATTGATTATAAGCTTCAATATCCAAATCTGTTTCCGTGAGGCTCCCTATGAGTTGCGGATATAAGCTGTAACGTGTTGCCGTTAATTCTTCCGGGTTACGGGTTTCATACAAATGGATCAATGCGGAAGAATGTGGAACCACATAAACACGCTCGAAATGATTTCCGTCTACCAGGTTATCCGAGATCAGTTTTTCACCGTTGGCGCTCAGGTTATTCCGGTGGATCAACACATCGATCAAGGCTTTGTAACCTTCTCCGGTAATAAAAACAGGAGCTTCCTGCTGAAGCAGCAAATCGATGACTCCGTTGAGGTAAAATAAATTGAGATACGGACCCGGAGCAAACCAGAAACCGTCGTAATTGGACAATTGCTGTGGTTTCATGTTGATAATCTCATTAACCTTGATCCAGTAATAAGACAACTCCACCTCCAGGAAACGACCTGCATGGTCTAATGCCATATTTGTCGCATGATGCGTATTGAAGGTAAAGTTAAAATCCCCAATAATTCCGATCTTCAATTGTTGCATAAAAGGAATAAGCTAAAAAGCCATCCGTCAGTTGACAGATGGCTTCTCTAAATTATCAATTATCTTTTAAACCAGGCTTTTAGAACTCCGTTCTGGATCGGTAGTGAAATTGTTATCGAATCACTCGGGTTAGGTGTCGACGTATCAGGCACATCCCTGTATACATTACAGTTAAACGTACAAGTGAATTTCGAGTAATCTCCCGAACCGTCAGATTCCTGAACAATTCCGGTGAAAATTACGTCCTGAGGAGTCGAAGCAGGATCAGATGTCCATACATTTCCTGAACCATCGCGGTAAACTACTTCAAAACCGTTAGCTGCATTTGCAGTATAAACCGGAGTTGTTGTTGTCGTAAAGAAGTTATTGAAGACAGACAAGCTCGGATCGCTGTTCGCGCTTCCGTCAAACTGGATCGAACCCAAACTTACACGAATAGAAACCAGGGTATTGGATGATTTCATGTTCGCATAATACGTAGCCAATGAAGGAGTCGGTGAAGGTTGGATGAATTTCGTTTTTGTTGCATCTAAATAGTATCCGTCAACATTCTGTGTCAACTCCAACTGACTTCCGTTTACAAGACCGATAAAACTGGATTCCAGTTCCACCTTTGGTGTCGGTGCCGGAATAATTTCATGCTTCGGACAACCCGCTAAAAAGACTGAACCGAACACAAAAAGAGGAATAATTTTTTTCATAGATAATGTTTTTCAAACCAATGCATTCCGCAGAACACAATTCGAAAATACAACTTTTTTTCTTACTCCAAAGATATTTCTGAAAATCTCACACATCTAGGCTCTTAACAACTTATTTTGTTCAGGCAAGCAATAGTATGGAAGAAAAATCGGTTTGTCGCTGTCGGAAGTCAAATCCATCGAATAAATAATCTCAGAATCAGAGATCACAATCGTATCCAGGTTCTCATCCATATCCAGGTCAATTCCACGAACACTCAATTCGCACAATAACTGGTTGAATGCACTCATACTCATAAAAATCTGGCTTTCGTAAGAATTCCCGTTTTCATAAATACAACAATCCAGTTGAACTTCTTTGGATGAACTCTCAAATTGAATGCGGTTTAATAAGATGCTGTCGAATATTGTTTTCATACTGTTTGACTTTGATGATACAAATTTGCACCCGGTAGTTCGTAAAGTACTTACGATCTACTTCAACAGTAGAAAAAAGTTCAAAATGAGTTCAAAGAGTTCAAGAGGCATGATTCACTTTTGAATTTTGACTTTTGCATTTTGAATTTTTAGTAATTTCACGAGACTTATAGATAGAATCATGAAGTATTTCCCAATAGACAAAAACCTCTTTATTGAAAACCGTAAGAAATTTACGGCAAAAATGGTAAAAAACACCTTAGCAGTTTTCAATTCCAATGATATTTATCCGGTTAGTGCCGATGGTACGCTTCCTTTTACGCAACACCGCGATATTTTTTACTTATCCGGCGTGGACCAGGAAGAAAGTATATTGGTTTTATTTCCGGATGCCAGCAACGAAGCCCACCGTGAAGTTCTTTTCCTGAAGGAAACCAATGATCACATTGCGGTTTGGGAAGGCGCCAAGCTCAATAAAGACCAGGCATTTGAAACAGCCGGCATCAAAACGGTTTACTGGTTGCAGCAATTCCCGACTATCTTCAAGCAACTGATGGCTGAAGCAGAAGGGATTTACCTGAACACGAACGAGCACCTGCGCGCAGATACCACTGTTCAGACGCGTGAGGACCGTTTTATCATCCAGGTAAAACAGGATTATCCGGCACATCAGGTCCATAAGAGTGCGCCTATCATGCACCGGATCCGGTCCGTGAAAGAAAAAACCGAATTGGATTTGATGCAAGTTGCCTGCGATATTACCGAAAAAGGGTTTCGCAGAATTCTTGGTTTCGTGAAACCGGGCGTTTGGGAATATGAAATTGAAGCGGAATTTTCCCATGAATTCCTGCGCAACCGTTCCAAAGGATGGGCTTACACTCCGATTGTGGCTTCCGGGAAGAATGCGTGCGTGCTTCATTACATTGAAAACAACATGCAATGCCAGGACGGTGACGTGATTCTTTTAGACGTTGGTGCGGAATACGCCAACTATTCTTCGGACATGTCGCGAAGTATCCCCGTTAACGGACGCTTTACTCCAAGACAAAAAGAAGTTTACAACGCTGTGCTGCGCGTGAAATCACAAGCTGAAAAAATGCTTGTTCCGGGAACCATGCTGGCTGAATACCAAAAAGAAGTGGGCCGCATGATGGAATCCGAATTACTTGGACTAAAACTGTTGGACCAAACGGATATTAAGAACCAGGACCCGAACTGGCCGGCATATAAAAAGTATTTCATGCACGGAACATCGCATTATTTGGGACTGGACACACACGATGTCGGTTTATGGAATGTTCCGATCGAAGCAAACATGGTTTTCACCTGTGAACCGGGAATCTACATTCCGGAAGAAGGGTTGGGAATCCGTATTGAAGATAACCTGGTTGTGCAGGCGTCCGGAGAGCCATTCAACCTGATGCGCAATATCCCGATCGAAGCAGACGAAATAGAAACGTTGATGAATCAAAAATAAACGCTGTTCAAAGTTCAATCGGTTCAAAGGTTCAAACAGATCAATGATTTTAAACTCTTGAACTTCCTGAACGTTTTGAACTAATTTTTAAGCTATGGATGAACAATTATTGAATTACAGGATTTCCGGAAATGGGAGTCCTGTTGTTTTTTTGCACGGTTTTATGGAAGATTGCAGCATGTGGGACGAACTGATCCCGCATCTGCCTGTGCGAGCCATATGCGTAGATCTGCCCGGCCACGGTAAAAGTCCGGTCGATTTCAACGCAACTCCTTCCATCCTGTCGATGGCTAAAGAAGTGGAAAAGATCATCATTCACGAGCAACTGAAACATCCGATTGTTGTGGGGCATTCTATGGGCGGATATGTAGGACTGGAACTCATCAAGCTCATGCCGGGGATTGAACACCTGATTTTATTCCATTCCCATCCGTGGAGCGATTCGGAAGACAAAAAAAGGGACCGGGAACGCGTTGCCAACATGGTGCTCACCAAATCCGCCGTGTTTATCCGTGAAGCCATCCCGAACTTATTTTCAAATCCGGCAATGATGAAGGATACCATCGATCACTATGTGCAAATTGCTGAAAAGATGGACCCGAAAGCAATCGGCTGGGCCTCCCTAGCGATGAAAAACCGTTTCGACCTGGCATACCTGATGGAGAAAAACCCCGAAAAGTTCAGCGTCATCAGCGGACACAACGACAAATTGATTAACGTAGGTTTACTGGATTCCTTCTGCAAACAGCATAAGATCTCGTCGGTCGTCTTCCCCAATGCTGCGCACATGTCGCACGAAGAGAACCGGGAGGAAGTGATTCAATTACTACAAACTATTTTTTAATTGGGAATAAACAGGAACGGAACATTCCGCCCCTGCAAAAAAATAAATAATTTTAACGGTATTAATTGTTGATTATACACCCAACCAGCATATTTTAACAGTTCAATTCTGAGTATATTCTGTTTGAAAACAAAAACTCAATTTATAAGAACTCGTAAATTGTCGGTAAGAACAAGTAACAAACTACATTATGGAACCGAAAAGACTTCGCGCTTTAGTCATTGATGACGAAGAATACGCACGCAAAAATTTAATCATGATGCTGGATGATTTCTGTCCGGAAATCGAAGTAATCGGTGAAGCTTCCGGGAAAGAACAAGCCAAGGCATTGATAACTGCCAGCAAACCGGACGTGGTTTTCCTGGATATTCGCATGCCAAGCGGTGCCGAAGGATTTGAATTGCTGGAAGAAGTAGAAGAAAAAAACTTCCTGGTAGTATTTGTTACGGCGTTTAAAGACTACGCCATCCGCGCTTTCAATGCAAGTGCTGTTTACTACCTGTTGAAACCGATCGATATTGACGACCTGAGAGTTGCAGTTGAAAAACTGGTAGAAGCAAACAACGTATTCGGGCAGGATCCTGAAAATTACGTGACTTACTTCCGCAGTCTGCGCAACTTGTCAGACCAGCTGCTTCGCAATAAACCGAATAACCGCATTGCGATCAGCCACACC is part of the Fluviicola sp. genome and harbors:
- the rnhA gene encoding ribonuclease HI, giving the protein MSAYIEIYTDGSARGNPGPGGYGIILKYKQSVKEISQGYRLTTNNRMELLAVVVALESLKTNTIPVRIYSDSKYVIDAIDKGWVYGWQKKGFVKKKNKDLWLRYLSVAKSFKIQFIWVKGHNGHPENERCDVLAVEAALGSNLLADQYFEEVQQHED
- a CDS encoding aminopeptidase P N-terminal domain-containing protein gives rise to the protein MKYFPIDKNLFIENRKKFTAKMVKNTLAVFNSNDIYPVSADGTLPFTQHRDIFYLSGVDQEESILVLFPDASNEAHREVLFLKETNDHIAVWEGAKLNKDQAFETAGIKTVYWLQQFPTIFKQLMAEAEGIYLNTNEHLRADTTVQTREDRFIIQVKQDYPAHQVHKSAPIMHRIRSVKEKTELDLMQVACDITEKGFRRILGFVKPGVWEYEIEAEFSHEFLRNRSKGWAYTPIVASGKNACVLHYIENNMQCQDGDVILLDVGAEYANYSSDMSRSIPVNGRFTPRQKEVYNAVLRVKSQAEKMLVPGTMLAEYQKEVGRMMESELLGLKLLDQTDIKNQDPNWPAYKKYFMHGTSHYLGLDTHDVGLWNVPIEANMVFTCEPGIYIPEEGLGIRIEDNLVVQASGEPFNLMRNIPIEADEIETLMNQK
- a CDS encoding alpha/beta hydrolase, translating into MDEQLLNYRISGNGSPVVFLHGFMEDCSMWDELIPHLPVRAICVDLPGHGKSPVDFNATPSILSMAKEVEKIIIHEQLKHPIVVGHSMGGYVGLELIKLMPGIEHLILFHSHPWSDSEDKKRDRERVANMVLTKSAVFIREAIPNLFSNPAMMKDTIDHYVQIAEKMDPKAIGWASLAMKNRFDLAYLMEKNPEKFSVISGHNDKLINVGLLDSFCKQHKISSVVFPNAAHMSHEENREEVIQLLQTIF
- a CDS encoding response regulator, which produces MEPKRLRALVIDDEEYARKNLIMMLDDFCPEIEVIGEASGKEQAKALITASKPDVVFLDIRMPSGAEGFELLEEVEEKNFLVVFVTAFKDYAIRAFNASAVYYLLKPIDIDDLRVAVEKLVEANNVFGQDPENYVTYFRSLRNLSDQLLRNKPNNRIAISHTKGLKIVEDNTISHLEASGNCTTIYFNDGTRYLDTRTLKIYENILNPAKFFRIHKSHIINLNNLAEYINEDGHFAVLKNGLRIPVARNRVTDFVKMLKEG